From the Quercus lobata isolate SW786 chromosome 6, ValleyOak3.0 Primary Assembly, whole genome shotgun sequence genome, one window contains:
- the LOC115994151 gene encoding uncharacterized protein LOC115994151 isoform X1, with protein MKQGDAYGKFIITHILFAFFLGFVAAAATRYYQQRKSKAVTAVRDQTNIPRLERTESGRVGKLERFSHYVARQMGFSDASECPQLCKLAYDYLRKSEGCENSIYDYFSNEPEAKSLYRKLIGEFETCILSYFAFHWGHASLMISQVLNEESADCERKAKLKDLVLAATRKQRFERVTKNLKVARVFTTLVEEMKAINGSAPKGGDSEITEVMAPMAHSKRSPVLLLMGGGMGAGKSTVLKEILEEPFWSEAKANAVLVEADAFKESDVIYRALSRSRGHHQEMLHTAELVHQSSTDAASSLLVTALNEGRDVIMDGTLSWEPFVEQTIDMARAIHKCRYRMGVGYKVAEDGTITENYWEMVKEGEEEEQPKENGEAPKRKPYRIELVGMICDPYLAVVRGIRRAILMGRAVRVNSQLNSHKRFASAFLRYSQLVDNARLFCTNSTGGAPKLIAWKDGDNKPLIDPEKINCLTAASNLNAEAQSIYELYTDSSLISGPGSIWKDVVLSPSRASLQQELRACIQRIENPEPV; from the exons ATGAAGCAAG GTGATGCTTATGGTAAATTCATTATCACACACATCCTTTTTGCCTTCTTCCTCGGATTTGTAGCAGCTGCAGCCACACGTTATTACCAACAGAGGAAGTCCAAGGCTGTAACTGCAGTGAGAGACCAAACTAACATTCCACGGCTAGAAAGGACAGAATCCGGCCGTGTTGGAAAACTTGAAAGATTCTCCCACTATGTTG CTAGGCAAATGGGGTTTTCAGATGCAAGTGAATGTCCCCAACTTTGCAAGTTAGCTTACGATTATTTGAGGAAATCCGAAGGTTGTGAAAATTCCATCTATGATTATTTTTCTAATGAACCAGAAGCAAAATCTCTCTACAGGAAGTTGATTGGAGAGTTTGAAACATGTATCCTCAGTTATTTTGCTTTTCATTGGGGTCATGCTTCTCTTATGATTAGTCAG GTTTTGAATGAGGAGTCTGCAGACTGTGAGCGAAAAGCAAAGCTCAAGGATTTGGTGTTGGCAGCTACAAG GAAACAGAGATTTGAGAGGGTGACAAAGAATTTGAAGGTGGCAAGGGTGTTCACTACATTGGTGGAGGAGATGAAAGCAATAAACGGCAGTGCACCTAAGGGTGGTGACTCAGAAATTACCGAGGTTATGGCACCGATGGCTCACAGTAAGAGGAGTCCGGTGCTGCTTCTCATGGGTGGTGGCATGGGAGCTGGCAAGAGCACAGTCCTAAAAGAGATTCTTGAAGA ACCATTCTGGTCCGAAGCAAAAGCAAATGCCGTGTTAGTAGAGGCAGATGCTTTCAAAGAGTCTGACGTTATTTACAGAGCTCTAAGTCGTTCTAGAGGTCATCACCAGGAAATGCTTCATACTGCAGAACTT GTGCACCAATCTTCCACTGATGCTGCATCATCTCTACTAGTGACGGCACTTAACGAAGGACGGGATGTGATCATGGATGGCACTCTATCGTGGGAGCCCTTTGTTGAGCAAACAATTGATATGGCTCGTGCCATTCACAAATGTCGTTACCGAATGGGGGTAGGTTACAAGGTTGCAGAGGATGGCACCATTACTGAAAACTACTGGGAGATGgtaaaagaaggagaagaagaagagcaaccAAAAGAAAATGGAGAAGCCCCCAAGAGAAAACCTTATAGAATAGAGTTGGTTGGGATGATTTGTGATCCTTATTTAGCTGTTGTTAGAGGCATcag GAGAGCTATACTAATGGGAAGGGCAGTGAGAGTTAATTCTCAGTTGAATTCCCACAAGAGATTTGCTAGTGCTTTTCTAAGATACAGCCAACTCGTTGATAATGCGAGGCTCTTTTGCACCAATTCTACGGGTGGTGCACCTAAG TTGATAGCATGGAAAGATGGGGACAACAAGCCGCTAATTGATCCTGAGAAAATTAACTGTTTGACAGCAGCAAGCAATTTGAATGCTGAAGCCCAATCCATATACGAGCTTTACACAGACTCAAGCCTAATATCCGGGCCCGGATCAATTTGGAAAGACGTCGTTTTGTCACCTTCAAGGGCAAGCCTTCAACAGGAGCTAAGGGCTTGTATTCAAAGAATTGAAAATCCAGAGCCCgtttga
- the LOC115994151 gene encoding uncharacterized protein LOC115994151 isoform X2 yields the protein MKQGDAYGKFIITHILFAFFLGFVAAAATRYYQQRKSKAVTAVRDQTNIPRLERTESGRVGKLERFSHYVARQMGFSDASECPQLCKKLIGEFETCILSYFAFHWGHASLMISQVLNEESADCERKAKLKDLVLAATRKQRFERVTKNLKVARVFTTLVEEMKAINGSAPKGGDSEITEVMAPMAHSKRSPVLLLMGGGMGAGKSTVLKEILEEPFWSEAKANAVLVEADAFKESDVIYRALSRSRGHHQEMLHTAELVHQSSTDAASSLLVTALNEGRDVIMDGTLSWEPFVEQTIDMARAIHKCRYRMGVGYKVAEDGTITENYWEMVKEGEEEEQPKENGEAPKRKPYRIELVGMICDPYLAVVRGIRRAILMGRAVRVNSQLNSHKRFASAFLRYSQLVDNARLFCTNSTGGAPKLIAWKDGDNKPLIDPEKINCLTAASNLNAEAQSIYELYTDSSLISGPGSIWKDVVLSPSRASLQQELRACIQRIENPEPV from the exons ATGAAGCAAG GTGATGCTTATGGTAAATTCATTATCACACACATCCTTTTTGCCTTCTTCCTCGGATTTGTAGCAGCTGCAGCCACACGTTATTACCAACAGAGGAAGTCCAAGGCTGTAACTGCAGTGAGAGACCAAACTAACATTCCACGGCTAGAAAGGACAGAATCCGGCCGTGTTGGAAAACTTGAAAGATTCTCCCACTATGTTG CTAGGCAAATGGGGTTTTCAGATGCAAGTGAATGTCCCCAACTTTGCAA GAAGTTGATTGGAGAGTTTGAAACATGTATCCTCAGTTATTTTGCTTTTCATTGGGGTCATGCTTCTCTTATGATTAGTCAG GTTTTGAATGAGGAGTCTGCAGACTGTGAGCGAAAAGCAAAGCTCAAGGATTTGGTGTTGGCAGCTACAAG GAAACAGAGATTTGAGAGGGTGACAAAGAATTTGAAGGTGGCAAGGGTGTTCACTACATTGGTGGAGGAGATGAAAGCAATAAACGGCAGTGCACCTAAGGGTGGTGACTCAGAAATTACCGAGGTTATGGCACCGATGGCTCACAGTAAGAGGAGTCCGGTGCTGCTTCTCATGGGTGGTGGCATGGGAGCTGGCAAGAGCACAGTCCTAAAAGAGATTCTTGAAGA ACCATTCTGGTCCGAAGCAAAAGCAAATGCCGTGTTAGTAGAGGCAGATGCTTTCAAAGAGTCTGACGTTATTTACAGAGCTCTAAGTCGTTCTAGAGGTCATCACCAGGAAATGCTTCATACTGCAGAACTT GTGCACCAATCTTCCACTGATGCTGCATCATCTCTACTAGTGACGGCACTTAACGAAGGACGGGATGTGATCATGGATGGCACTCTATCGTGGGAGCCCTTTGTTGAGCAAACAATTGATATGGCTCGTGCCATTCACAAATGTCGTTACCGAATGGGGGTAGGTTACAAGGTTGCAGAGGATGGCACCATTACTGAAAACTACTGGGAGATGgtaaaagaaggagaagaagaagagcaaccAAAAGAAAATGGAGAAGCCCCCAAGAGAAAACCTTATAGAATAGAGTTGGTTGGGATGATTTGTGATCCTTATTTAGCTGTTGTTAGAGGCATcag GAGAGCTATACTAATGGGAAGGGCAGTGAGAGTTAATTCTCAGTTGAATTCCCACAAGAGATTTGCTAGTGCTTTTCTAAGATACAGCCAACTCGTTGATAATGCGAGGCTCTTTTGCACCAATTCTACGGGTGGTGCACCTAAG TTGATAGCATGGAAAGATGGGGACAACAAGCCGCTAATTGATCCTGAGAAAATTAACTGTTTGACAGCAGCAAGCAATTTGAATGCTGAAGCCCAATCCATATACGAGCTTTACACAGACTCAAGCCTAATATCCGGGCCCGGATCAATTTGGAAAGACGTCGTTTTGTCACCTTCAAGGGCAAGCCTTCAACAGGAGCTAAGGGCTTGTATTCAAAGAATTGAAAATCCAGAGCCCgtttga
- the LOC115949892 gene encoding uncharacterized protein LOC115949892 encodes MNCLSWNCRGLGNHRRVRELSDLVEAKGPRVIFLMETRKKKSYLERLRCRLKFDNMFIVPRRNLGGGLALLWNNDLNLHIRTFSPRHIDAVVNPGIDDAWRFTGFYGAPEAANREDSWSVLRHLGSQLVLPWVCIGDFNEITRVDEKSGGAIRPEKQMQDFRDCLDVCGLKDLGFSGLPFTWCNRRYNEALVWVRLDRAVATADWILKFPTARLHHLPGSSSDHKPLWLVSDDLQTRFARAKKPFRFEAMWLNDERCEGVVHSVWDRNIGGDPVSKIMSKVEECQTQLKLWDKNVFGNVRKALARNRKLLVIAEGDSMAGKNHARVKLLSEEISRLMDCEERMWSQRSKTEWLRYGDQNTKYFHCRATERNKKNFISGLENAHGEWIEGEEQIGELLTCYYSNLFSTVNPTELESVLRGVQPRVSEAMNSELLKPFRMEEVHIALKQMKPDTAPGPDGFPPLFYKNFWEKVGAEVSEAVLSVLNSGNLPPHLNHTFISLIPKTKSPRKVTEFRPISLCNVLYKLIAKVLANRLKPMLPILISESQSAFMSERLITDNILIAHETLHFLKIKRTGKMGFMSMKLDMSKAYDRVEWTYLEKIMERMGFNCKWINLIAMCIRSVTYSIMLNGQPHGLITPTRGLRQGDPLSPYLFLLVTEGLHALFEEAKDSGDIRGVSLCPMGPRISHLLFADDSLVFCRATVAESVKIQSILYRYEHASGQCINRGKTNLFFSSNTHPEVQAAIKAFLGLTVTSRFEQYLGLPSLVGRSKKKSFSLIKERIWKKLKGWKERLLSQAGREILVKAVIQAIPIYTMSCFRLPKGLISDIETLIRKFWWGYRGEQKKIHWISWEKLCQPKKEGGMGFKELIKFNDSMLAKQIWRLGNNEECLFHRVFKAKFFPNGSVFDSEVSTKGSYAWKSIVQARHVMDLGSVWRIGDGKSVKIRGDRWLPQNTAPKIVSPISVLPPGSMVCDLINQDEHQWKSDLIAREFLPHEADIIKGIPLSDRNIPDKQVWHASTHGVYTTRSAYKLLALADRNNIPTCSTNRRSSNFWQGIWSLQVPYKVRHFIWRAANESLPTLYNLQKRRVVQTACCQNCKAACEDTVHALWGCHRLVVVWEKDAELMKCSKFKCSVFADLLELFFSLGDRIDVKLLCIIMWLVWNRRNSVRVEDSVVELHHIRAKAEMFLLDFQSAQGPMHRLPTACTSAVRWRPPNSPLFKINFDGALFSDLRAAGLGVVIRDSRGLVVGALAERIPIPMSAATVEALACRRALHFAKEFGISELVCEGDVEVIVRALLAKEVVHPEFGHVLQDALVLADSFRACNFAHIKRVGNSVAHFLARHAKFGNELQVWREAIPEDIAPLVTRDSW; translated from the coding sequence ATGAATTGCTTAAGCtggaactgccgggggcttgggaaccaccGGCGAGTTCGCGAGCTTTCAGATTTAGTGGAGGCGAAAGGTCCCAGGGTGATCTTCTTGATGGAGACCAGGAAGAAAAAGTCATATTTGGAGAGATTGCGATGTCGGTTGAAGTTTGACAACATGTTCATCGTCCCAAGGAGGAATTTAGGGGGTGGGCTGGCTTTGCTTTGGAATAATGACCTTAACTTGCATATTAGGACGTTTTCGCCGCGACATATCGATGCTGTAGTAAATCCAGGAATTGATGACGCCTGGCGCTTTACGGGGTTCTACGGAGCTCCTGAAGCGGCCAACCGGGAAGATTCTTGGTCAGTGTTGCGTCACCTCGGCTCCCAGCTTGTCTTGCCGTGGGTGTGTATcggggattttaatgaaatcacAAGAGTGGACGAGAAATCGGGAGGGGCTATACGTCCAGAGAAACAGATGCAAGACTTCAGAGATTGTTTGGATGTTTGTGGTCTTAAGGACCTGGGTTTTTCGGGCCTGCCTTTTACTTGGTGTAATAGAAGATACAATGAAGCTTTAGTTTGGGTTCGCCTAGATAGAGCGGTGGCTACGGCTGATTGGATTCTCAAATTCCCCACGGCTCGCCTCCATCATTTACCAGGTTcgtcctcggatcacaaaccTTTATGGCTGGTTTCTGATGATCTCCAAACCCGGTTTGCTCGTGCCAAAAAACCGTTTAGGTTTGAGGCCATGTGGCTCAATGACGAGCGTTGCGAGGGAGTGGTTCACTCGGTTTGGGATAGGAATATAGGCGGTGACCCAGTGAGTAAGATAATGAGTAAGGTTGAAGAGTGTCAAACCCAACTTAAACTTTGGGACAAAAACGTTTTTGGGAATGTTCGTAAGGCTTTGGCTAGAAATAGAAAGCTCCTGGTTATAGCAGAAGGTGATTCCATGGCGGGCAAGAACCATGCTCGGGTAAAACTCCTCTCTGAGGAAATATCTAGGCTAATGGATTGTGAAGAAAGAATGTGGAGCCAGAGGTCCAAAACAGAGTGGCTAAGATACGGAGACCAAAATACAAAGTACTTCCACTGTAGAGCAACtgagagaaataaaaagaattttatcTCGGGGCTGGAAAATGCTCATGGGGAGTGGATTGAGGGGGAGGAGCAGATTGGGGAGTTGTTGACTTGCTACTACTCTAATCTTTTTTCCACAGTTAACCCAACTGAGTTGGAGTCAGTCCTCAGAGGAGTGCAACCAAGGGTGTCCGAAGCAATGAATTCGGAACTGCTAAAACCTTTCAGAATGGAGGAGGTTCACATTGCTCTCAAGCAAATGAAACCGGATACTGCCCCTGGTCCAGACGGTTTCCCGCCTTTATTCTATAAGAATTTCTGGGAGAAGGTGGGTGCAGAGGTGTCGGAAGCAGTCCTTTCAGTGCTAAACTCAGGTAACCTTCCTCCTCATCTAAACCACACTTTCATTTCTTTGATTCCAAAAACCAAAAGCCCCAGGAAAGTCACTGAATTCCGGCCGATCAGCTTGTGTAATGTGCTATATAAATTAATTGCAAAAGTTTTGGCAAATCGGTTAAAACCCATGCTGCCTATTCTGATCTCTGAATCTCAAAGCGCCTTTATGTCCGAGAGGCTTATTACAGACAATATTCTCATAGCTCATGAGACTCTGCATTTCTTGAAGATTAAAAGAACGGGTAAGATGGGTTTTATGTCCATGAAGCTTGACATGTCCAAAGCTTACGACCGAGTTGAATGGAcctatttagaaaaaataatggagAGAATGGGATTTAACTGCAAATGGATCAACCTAATTGCTATGTGTATCCGGTCTGTGACATATTCAATTATGCTTAACGGTCAACCCCACGGCTTGATTACTCCAACCAGGGGGCTGCGTCAAGGCGATCCATTATCGCCTTACCTTTTCCTGCTAGTGACGGAGGGTTTACATGCTCTGTTTGAAGAAGCAAAGGACAGTGGAGATATTAGGGGTGTCTCTCTATGCCCGATGGGTCCGCGGATTTCTCATCTACTGTTTGCGGACGATAGTTTAGTCTTTTGTAGAGCCACAGTTGCAGAAAGTGTAAAGATCCAATCCATTCTCTACAGATATGAGCATGCGTCTGGACAGTGCATTAACAGAGGCAAGACAAATCTTTTTTTCAGTTCAAATACTCATCCGGAGGTTCAAGCAGCCATAAAAGCTTTTCTGGGTTTAACGGTAACTTCAAGATTTGAACAATATTTGGGATTGCCGTCCTTGGTGGGCAGATCAAAGAAGAAGTCCTTTAGCCTCATTAAAGAAAGGATCTGGAAGAAGTTGAAGGGGTGGAAAGAGAGGCTCCTATCGCAGGCTGGCCGCGAAATTCTTGTCAAGGCCGTTATCCAAGCGATCCCTATCTACACTATGTCCTGTTTTAGGTTGCCAAAAGGCCTGATCAGTGATATTGAGACCCTAATAAGAAAATTCTGGTGGGGTTATAGAGGGGAGCAAAAGAAGATACATTGGATTAGTTGGGAAAAATTATGCCAACCCAAGAAGGAGGGTGGGATGGGGTTCAAAGAGCTAATCAAGTTCAATGATTCTATGCTTGCAAAACAGATTTGGAGACTCGGGAATAATGAGGAGTGTCTTTTCCATAGAGTGTTTAAGGCCAAGTTCTTTCCCAACGGTTCGGTCTTTGATAGTGAGGTTTCTACGAAGGGTTCTtatgcttggaaaagcattGTACAGGCCAGGCACGTTATGGATTTGGGCTCGGTGTGGAGAATAGGAGACGGAAAATCAGTTAAGATCAGGGGGGATAGGTGGCTCCCCCAAAATACAGCCCCAAAAATTGTGTCCCCAATCTCTGTCTTGCCTCCCGGGTCAATGGTTTGCGACCTCATTAACCAAGACGAGCATCAGTGGAAATCTGATTTGATAGCTCGTGAATTTTTACCCCATGAAGCTGACATTATAAAAGGCATCCCCCTAAGTGACCGAAATATCCCAGATAAACAGGTGTGGCATGCCTCAACGCATGGAGTCTATACAACTCGGTCTGCTTACAAGTTGCTGGCTTTGGCGGATAGGAATAATATCCCAACATGCTCTACAAACAGAAGATCCAGTAATTTTTGGCAGGGCATCTGGAGTTTGCAGGTTCCGTACAAGGTTCGTCACTTCATTTGGAGAGCAGCAAATGAATCTCTTCCAACCTTGTACAATCTGCAGAAAAGGAGGGTGGTCCAAACCGCTTGCTGTCAAAACTGTAAGGCTGCTTGTGAGGATACAGTACACGCATTATGGGGCTGCCACAGGCTGGTGGTGGTTTGGGAGAAGGATGCGGAGCTAATGAAGTGTTCAAAATTTAAGTGCTCTGTTTTTGCTGATTTGCTGGAGTTGTTTTTCTCTCTAGGGGACCGAATTGATGTAAAGCTATTATGCATAATTATGTGGTTAGTCTGGAACAGAAGAAACTCGGTTAGAGTCGAGGACTCAGTGGTGGAGCTCCATCACATTCGGGCTAAGGCAGAGATGTTCTTGCTGGACTTTCAATCGGCCCAGGGGCCTATGCATCGGTTGCCAACTGCTTGCACTAGTGCAGTTAGGTGGAGGCCCCCCAACTCCCCActcttcaaaattaattttgatggagcGCTCTTCAGTGACTTACGGGCTGCTGGCTTAGGCGTGGTGATTCGTGACTCGCGCGGGCTGGTGGTGGGAGCATTGGCTGAACGCATCCCAATTCCAATGTCTGCTGCTACGGTGGAAGCTCTAGCGTGTCGTCGTGCCCTTCACTTTGCGAAAGAGTTCGGTATCAGCGAGCTCGTTTGTGAAGGTGACGTGGAAGTTATCGTCAGAGCTTTACTGGCTAAGGAAGTGGTTCATCCCGAATTCGGACATGTGTTGCAGGACGCCCTTGTATTAGCAGATAGTTTTCGAGCTTGTAATTTTGCTCACATTAAACGTGTAGGTAACTCGGTTGCCCATTTTCTTGCTAGACATGCTAAGTTTGGCAATGAGCTACAGGTTTGGCGTGAGGCCATTCCTGAAGACATAGCTCCCCTTGTAACGAGGGACTCTTGGTAA